The nucleotide window CTGCCCGACGGCATGGTGGTCACCGACCCGGCCGTCACCCACGGCTACCGGCAAGATCGCGCGTTCGACCCATCTGCCGGCAAACCGTTGGCCCTGGTTCGGCCTGTGTGCACCGCAGAGGTACAGACCGTGCTGCGGTGGGCTACGGCTCATCGGGTGCCGGTGGTCACCCGGGGAGCCGGTTCCGGCCTGTCGGGCGGGGCCACCGCACTGGACGGCGGGATCGTGCTGTCCACCGAGAAAATGCGCGATATCACCGTCGACCCGGTCACTCGCACCGCGGTGTGTCAGCCTGGCCTGTTCAACGCCGAGGTGAAGAAGGCGGCCGCCGAACACGGCCTGTGGTACCCCCCCGACCCGTCGTCGTTCGAGATCTGCAGCATCGGCGGCAACATCGCCACCAACGCCGGCGGGTTGTGTTGCGTGAAATACGGCGTCACCACCGATTACGTGCTGGGCATGCAAGTGGTGCTGGCCGATGGCACCGCGGTGCGCCTCGGCGGCCCACGGCTCAAAGACGTCGCGGGGCTGAGCCTGACCAAGCTCTTCGTCGGTAGCGAAGGTGCGCTGGGCATCATCACCGAAGTAACGCTTCGGCTAGTGCCCGCACAAAATGCGTCGAGCATCGTGGTGGCCAGCTTCTCGACGGTGGCATCGGCGGTCGACGCGGTGCTCGGTGTCACCGCAAAACTTCGCCCTTCGATGCTGGAATTCATGGATTCGGTGGCCATTAACGCCGTCGAGGACGAGCTGCGAATGGACTTGGACCGCGGGGCCGCGGCCATGTTGGTGGCCGGCTCCGACGAGCGCGGACGAGCGGGCAGCGAGGACGCCGAGCTGATGGCTTCGGTGTTCGCCGACCACGGCGCAAAGGAGGTGTTTTCCACCGACGACCCGGACGAAGGTGAGGCGTTTATCGCCGCCCGGCGGTTCGCGATCCCGGCGGTCGAGAGCAAAGGGCCGTTGTTGCTGGAAGACGTCGGGGTGCCACTGCCCGCATTGGGCGAACTGGTCGCCGGCATCGGCCGCATTGCCGACCAGCGAGAGCTGATGATCTCGGTGATCGCGCACGCGGGCGACGGCAATACCCACCCGTTGCTGGTCTACGACCCCGCCGATGCCGCCATGGTGGAGCGCGCCCATTTGGCGTACGGCGAGATCATGGATCTGGCCGTACGCCTGGGCGGCACGATCACCGGCGAGCACGGCGTCGGCCGGCTGAAGCGGCCATGGCTGGCCGGCTATCTCGGGCCCGAGGTGATGGACCTTAACCGGCGCATCAAGCAGGCACTGGACCCTCGGGGCATCCTCAACCCCGGCTCGGGGATCTGACCCGCACCGAGCGTCACAACCTGCACACGATTGACATCTGTTTCGATATGTCGTACGAATAAGACATGTCTGCGGTTATGTCTCATACTCCACCCGCAACGTTTCAGCTGGCTACCGCCGCGACCTGGCCCAATCCCTGGCCGATGTACCGGGCCCTACGCGATCACGACCCGGTCCACCATGTCACTCCGCCCGAGCACCCCGGCCATGACTACTACGTGCTGTCGCGCCATGCGGACGTCTGGGCCGCGGCGCGCGACCACCAGACGTTCTCGTCGGCGCAGGGGCTGACCGTCAACTACGGCGATTTGGAAATGATTGGGCTGCGGGATAACCCGCCGATGGTGATGCAAGATCCGCCGGGACACACCGAGTTCCGCAAGCTCGTCTCGCGCGGATTCACGCCGCGGCAGGTCGAAGCGGTGGAACCAAAGGTGCGCGAGTTCGTCATCGAGCGCATCGAAAAGCTGCGCGCCAACGGCGGCGGCGACATCGCCACCGAGCTATTCAAGCCGCTGCCGTCCATGGTTGTCGCGCACTACCTCGGAGTTCCCGAGCAGGATCGGGTCCAATTCGACGGCTGGACGCAGGCCATCGTGGCAGCCAACACCGCCGAGGGCGGGATCGCCGGTGCACTGGCCACCGTCGGCGACGCGGTCGGCTCGCTGATGGCCTACTTCTCCGGGCTGATCGAACGGCGCCGTACAGAACCTGAGGACGACACGATTTCACATCTGGTCGCCGCTGGGGTGGGCGCCGACGGCGACATTGCCGGCACGCTTTCGATCCTTGCCTTCACGTTCACCATGGTCACCGGCGGCAACGACACAGTTACCGGCATGCTCGGCGGATCCATGCCACTGCTGCACCAGCGGCCAGACCAACGCCGGCTGCTCATAGACGACCCCGGACGCATTCCCGACGCGGTCGAGGAGCTGCTACGGCTGACCTCGCCGGTGCAGGGGCTGGCGCGTACCGTCACCCAGGATGTCCGGATCGGCGACACCACCATCCCCGCTGGCCGCCGGGTGCTCCTGCTGTACGGCTCGGCCAACCGAGACGAACGCCAATATGGCTCCGATGCAAGCGAACTCGTCGTGACACGGTGCCCGCGCAACATCCTGACCTTCAGCCACGGCGCGCATCACTGCCTGGGCGCGGCCGCGGCTCGGATGCAATCCCGCGTCGCGCTGAGCGAGCTACTGGCCCGCTGCCCCGACTTCGAAGTCGACGAATCGGCGATCGTCTGGTCCGGTGGCAGCTATGTCCGGCGCCCATTGTCGGTGCCGTTGCGCGTGGGCTCCTGATGGCGGGTAACGACTGGCTGGCCACGCGGCGCAGCGAGGTGGCCGCCGACCGCATCCTCGATGCCGCCGAAGCGCTCTACACCGAGAACGATCCGGCCTCGATCGGCATGAACGAAATCGCCAAAGCCGCGGGCTGTTCCCGAGCGACGCTATACCGCTACTTCGAAAGCCGAGAGGCGCTCAGGACGGCATACGTGCACCGGGAAACCCGCCGGCTGGGCCGCCAGATCATGCAATCGATCGCTGCCATCGATGACCCACGCGAACGGCTCATCGCGAGTATCACCGCCACATTGCGCATGGTTCGCCAGCGCCCGGCGTTGGCAGCGTGGTTCGCCTCGACCCGCCCGCCCATCGGCGGAGAGTTGGCCGGGCAGTCCGAGGTGATCCCCGGGCTGGCCGCGGCATTTCTGCAGTCCCTGGGACCCGAAGACCCGGCAACGGCACAGCGCAGGGCCCGATGGACGGTGCGCGCGATCATCTCGCTACTGATGTTTCCCGGCCACGACCAACTCGACGAGCGGGCGATGATTGAGGAGTTCGTCGTTCCCGTCGTGGCACCGGTTGCCAGTCGCCGATAGGCCTGCCCGCCGCAAACACATGGCGATACGCATTCGATTGGGGCATTAGTAGCAGAAATGCTCAATTGCCATGCCATTCTATTTTGGAACGTGATTCCTTTTCTCGAATTTGCATACATGACGCCGATTCGGAGTAAATTAATGCATATCGATTAGCGCGGGCTGATCGGTGGGTTTCGATGTCGTGGAGGCATTGCCCGACAATGGTTGGTGCGCAAGAGAAACCAATACCGTGCGAGTCGCCGACCAGGTGCCGCGGTTTGACCGTCGCGACCGCACCAGCGGTTGCTGAAGATCCACCTGGTGTGCGGGCCGCACGACACGTCGGAGCGTGGAGCACCACCCCCCGAAGCGAAACCCTTGTTGACGTTTGCCTCCAAGGGAAGGATGGGCCATGACCTACCCGATGCTGCCTCCGGAAACGAATTCGGCGCTGTTACACGAGGGCCCCGGATCGGGCCCAATGCTCGGCGCGGCGGCGGCCTGGGCGGGTCTGGCAAACGAGTTACGTTCAGCAGCAGACTCTTTCGCTTCGGTGACGGCGAGCCTGGCCAGCTGTGCCTGGCAGGGACCGGCAGCCGCGAAGATGGCCGAGGCGGCCGCCCCCTATGCGTCGTGGCTCGCAGCGGCCGCTTTGCATTCCGAGGGGGCGGCCAATCAAGCCTCAGCGGTGGTGGCAGCCTTCGAGGGGGCCTACGCCGCCACGGTGGCCCCGGCCGTGATCGCGGTCAACCGAGCCGTAACGACGGCGCTGGCAAATACCAACATCTTTGGGTTCAACATCCCGGCGATCGCGGCCATGGAAGCCCAATACGAGGAAATGTGGGCCCAAGATGTCGCCGCCATGTTCGGCTACCACATCGGCGTCTCCGAAGCCTGGTCACAATTGCGCCCGCTGCAGCAATTGCTAGGGCATCTGCCCGGCATGCCCAAACCCCCGGGCGGCACGCCTAACCCGACACCCGAACCCACGCCAACCCCGACACCCGAACCCACGCCAACCCCGACACCCGAACCCACGCCAACGCCAACCCCGACACCCGAACCCACGCCAACGCCAACCCCGACACCCGAACCCACGCCAACCCCGACACCCGAACCCGCTCCTACCCCGGCCCCCGAGCCCATGCCAACCCCGACGCCGGCCCCGACACCCGAACCCGCGCCGTCACCGACGCCCACCGAACCGGCACCAACCCCCGCGGAGCCACGCGCGACAGCGATTTCCTAATCCTCGTGCGGAGCCCCGTTCCGGTGGCGGCGGCCGGTGAGACGCACGACGTCGGCCTCTAGGCCGGCACGGGCCCGAGCCCGTGGGTCAATTGGCCCAATAGGCTTGCGCCTTAATGGATTTTTTCGGTATGCCGAAGTCTTCTCGCAGCACCTTGGCAATCGACCGCGTGGTGCGAGCGCTGCAGGCAACCCAACCGAAATGGTCACCCGCATCAAACGCCGCCCCACGCACCGCCTCGAGCAGGGCATCACGGTCACCGCTGCGGTCCACCCAGGTGACGTCGGCAGCACGCACCACCGGCAGCGACTTGTCGTCGTCGCGGCCCGCCTCCAGAAACACTCGAGCGGGAGTGTCTCCGATAGCCTCGAGCAAGGAGTTGATCGCCGGCAATGATGCGGTGTCACCAACGATGACGTAGCCGGTGGGCGCCGGATTCGGGATGGCGAACTTGCTGCCCAGCACCGTCGCTTCAATGGTGTCGCCGGGTTGCGCACTACGCGCCCAGTCCGACGCGACACCGTCGTGCAACGCGAATTCGACGTCGAATGTGCCAGCGTCGGGATCGGGGGCGACCAACGTGTACCCACGTTGGTGCGACTTGTCGCCATCGGCGAACCACATGCGAATCCACATCGTCGGATGCACGGCGTGTTCGCCCAGCATTCCGCCGTCCTCGAAGCTCAACCGCAGGTAATGCGTGGTGATCTCGCGTCGGCCGGTCACGGTCAGCCGATAGTCCCCGGCCCTCATGAGTTTCAGCACCGCACCCTGCCAGCCCCGGGATGGCTTGTACTCGGTCATACCTCGGCACGCCCTTCATCGCCTCTACGTCAATTAGGGCAGGATAACCTAAGGCAAGCACACGCCCGGCCGGAGATGTCAACTAGTCAGGCACTGACCCGGGTGAAACGGTGCAGCAGCCAGGCCAACGGGATGGTCAGCAGCATCGTCGCAATGAACAGATTCAGCATCGACCCGGTGTAGACCCGGTACCGGACCACATAGACCATGGCGAATTCCATGGTTACCAGGTGAACCAAGAAGATCTCATAGGAGATTTCCCCGAGCCATACCATCGGTCGACTGGCCAGCACTCGGGAATACCACCCCTGGTCGCCCAGGGCCAGCGGTGCCACCGCCAGTGTCGCGATCACGGCGTAGAAGCACGCCTTGACCACCGCCTCCGCCAGCGCCGAGGGCGACGTTGTGGGCGCACCCGCAATGGGTGTGGAGACGATGAAATAGCAGATCACAGCCAGTGGTAGGGCGGCAAACGCATAGCAGCGCACGCCCATGGCTTGCAGTACGGTCAGCATCATGCCGCCCAGGAACCAGGCCAGGTAGCTGGGCAGCCACAGGCGAGCGCCGTCGGGAAACCAGGCGACGGTGTGTATCAGCACCAGCCACGCCGGGGTAATCACCGACATGCCGATCAGGGCACTCAATATCAGCCTCGGCTGCCAGCGTCGTTGACTGATCAGCACCAGCAGCAAGTACGCCAAAAATGGGAGCGTGACGTAGAACGCGCCCTCAACCGCCAGGCTCCACATCTGGGTCAGCCCCTGGTGGAGATACGAACCCAGATAGCCGTCGGTGTAGATCTGCGTCAACGTGAGGTTGCGCACCAGCCCCGCCCAGCTGTGCCCCGGGTTCGGCCCCGCCGTGCGGTAGTGGTAAATCGCATATGCGATCAACACGACGACGACATAGGCAGGCATGATGCGCCGGACGCGATGCCACGCGTAGCGGCTCAGTGACGGTGCTGGGCCACCGATGATCGCAGATTGCACCCAGGGGCGAAACAGCAGGAAACCGGAGAGCACGAAGAAAATCGGAACGCCGATCTCCATCCGGGAAGACACCAGTCCCCAGTAGCCGTGGGTGTATTTGCCGGTGGTGTATGCCGCGTGCGTGGCGACCACCAGGAGCGCGGCGACCGCGCGGATTCCGGTCAGCGACGCGACTCGGTCCACATGCAAGATCTGCTCGAGGCCGCCTTGCGCGTCGGTGGCTTCGGGTGCCGTCATCCGTCGCGTTTCCGGCGTGGTTTGCCGCCGTCGTTGCGACGCGCCTTATCGGACGGCCGGTCCGGCCTAAGGTCGATCAACACGCCCGAGATCCGAGTGCGCTCCAGCTTCTTGAGTGTGGCGCGAGGCAACTTGGCCGGCAGCTCCACCAGCGAGAAGTCCCCCCCAATGGTGATGTGGCCGAAATCGCTTCGATGCAGGCCTCCCTCGTTGGCGATCGCACCCACGATTGAACCCGGACCGATCTTGTGCCGCTTGCCAACCGAGATGCGGTACGTGGTGAAAGCCGGACCGCTTCCCCGTTTTTCCCTATGCTCGCTGCTGGCGCGCTCCCTGCGCTCCTTGCGCCGCTCGGGAGGAGCGTCGGGGGCCAGCAGGAATGCCTCTCCGTCTCGGGACTGCAACGCCAGCGCGGCGGCTATATCAGCCATCGGGACATTGCGCTCCCGTTCATAGTCCTCCACCAGCCTGCGGAACAACTCGATCCCCGGGGCCCCGAGCGCGTCGGTGATGGAGTCGGCGAACTTCGCCACCCGCTGGGCATTGACATCCTCGACGGTAGGCAGCTCGGCCTCGGTGAGCGATTGCCGGGTGGCCTTTTCGATCGCCTTGAGCAGGTGGCGCTCGCGCGGGGAGACGAACAGGAGCGCGTTTCCGGAGCGCCCGGCCCGCCCGGTACGTCCAATCCGGTGGACGTAGGACTCCGTGTCGTGCGGAATGTCGTAGTTGAGCACATGCGAGATGCGCTCGACATCTAGCCCGCGGGCCGCCACGTCGGTGGCAACCAGAATGTCGATGCTGCCGTCTCGAAGCGCAGCGATGGTTCGTTCCCGCTGGGCTTGGGGAATGTCGCCGTTGATGGCCGCCGCCGAAAGCCCGCGAGCACGTAGCCTTTCGGCGACCTCCTCGGTCGCCTGCTTGGTGCGCACGAACACGATCATGGCCTCGAACGGCTCGACCTCGAGGACTCGGGTAAGCGCGTCCATCTTGCGCGGACCCGCCACTTGAATGTAGCGCTGCGAAATGTTTTCGGCGGTCGCGGTTTTGGCTTCCGATGCGACTTCCAGCGGATCGTGCAGATACTTGGTGGTGATCTTCCGGATCGCCGGCGGCATGGTAGCCGAAAACAGGGCAACCTGCTTGTATTCCGGGGTGTCGGACAGGATGCGCTCGACATCTTCGGCGAAACCCATGGTGAGCATCTCGTCGGCCTCGTCGAGCACCAAGTAGTCCACCCGTGACAAGTCCAACGTGCCTCGCTCCAGGTGATCGATGACCCGACCGGGAGTGCCGACCACCACTTGCGCACCGCGCTTCAGCCCGGACAGTTGCACGGCATACGACGACCCGCCATAGATGGGCAGCACGTTGAGCCGAGGCAAATGGGCCCCGTACCGGCTGAAGGCCTCCGCCACCTGCAGGGCCAGCTCGCGGGTGGGCGCCAGCACGAGGGCCTGGGTCGCCTTGTTCGCGATGTCGATTCTGGACAGGATCGGGATCGCGAACGCCGCTGTTTTGCCGGTGCCGGTTTGCGCCAGGCCGACCACGTCAGCGCCGGCCATCAGCGCCGGAATCGTCGCCTCCTGAATGGCCGTCGGTGACTCGTAGCCGACGTCGGTGAGCGCCCGCAAGACTTTCGGATGAATCTGCAGGTCGGCGAAGGTGCGTGGGGGCGCCGCAGGCGGGCTGTCCGGGTAGGCCATTAGAAGATGCAGTGTAATGGTGGTCGGTGCCGCGGCGGTGATTGGCGCGAGGGTAAGGCCACGGCGACGTACGGTCAGGAAACTCGCTGTGGCGTTACGCTCGGCGAAACACACCCGCGCGGCCACGCCTGCCGCACCTGCGGGACCGATGACGGTACGGTGCGCGGTGTGTGGTCGCTTCCGTGCCCTACCGCGCCCCTGGCCGGCGTCGCGGTTGCAGTGCTCGCCGCGACGTTGACCGGCTGCGGCTCGGGAGACTCCACCGTCGCGAAAACGCCGCAGGCCCCGACCACGACTTCCGCCGCCGCGCACTCCGAGCCTGCGGATGCAACCAACCCACCGCCCGCCACGGCTGCCCCACCCAGCAGCAGTGCCGCACCAGCCGACCCATGCGCGGTCAATCTCACCTCGCCCACGATCGCCAAAGTCGTCTCCGAACTACCCCGTGATCCACGAAGTGAACAGCCGTGGAGCCCCGAGCCGCTGGCCGGCAACTACAACGAATGCGCCCAGCTGTCGGCGGTGGTGATCAAGGCCAATACGAACGCTGGCAACCCAACCACCCGGGCGGTGCTGTTCCATCTCGGCAAGTTCATTCCGCAAGGGGTGCCCGATACCTATGGGTTCAGCGGGATCGACACCTCGCAATGCACGGGCGACACGGTGGCGCTGACCTACGCGGGCGGTATCAGTGGGTTGAGCAGCGTGGTGAAGTTTCGCTGGAACGGCACCGGTGTCGAGCTGATCAGCAATGCCGCGGGCGGCCGATAAGGCCTCCCGGCATTGGCCTCGCCGGACCGACCCCGCTGTGCCCCAGCCCCCGCATCGGGTCGGACCCCTGACCTAGAGTTGGTGCCGTGTTTGTCGCCGACGACACCACGTTCTGCAGCGCCTCGGACCTAGCGGTCGCAGCCCGATGCGAGTACGCCCTGCTTAGGCATTTCGACGCGAAACTGGGCCGGGGTCCCGACGTTCCCGCCGATGACGAACTACTCGCACGAACCGCGGTCCTCGGCAGCGAACACGAACGACGCAGGCTCGACCGGTTGCGCCACCAATTCGGCGACGCAGTCGCGGTTATCGGCCGTCCGGCCTTCACGTTGGCCGGCCTGACGGCCGCCGCCGAGGCCACCCAGGCCGCGATCGCCAATCGCGCCCCGGTGGTGTATCAGGCCGCGATGGTCGACGGTGGTTTCGTCGGGTTTGCCGACTTCCTCATCCGCGAAGGTGACCGCTATCGGGTCGCCGACACCAAGCTGGCCCGCTCACCGAAGGTCACCGCGCTGCTACAGCTCGCGGCCTACGCGGACATGTTGGCCAGCTCGGGGGTATCGGTAGCCCCGGAGGTCGAATTGGAGCTAGGCGACGGCACGGTCGCGCACTACCGGGTCGGTGACCTCATTCCGGTGTATCGATCCCAACGCGCGGCACTGCAGCGACTGCTCGCCGCACACCATGCCGCTGGCGCCGCGGTACGCTGGGACGACGAGCTGGTGCGGGCATGCTTCCGCTGCCCGCTGTGCATCGAACAGTTGCGCGCCGGCGACGATCTGCTGCTCGTCGCCGGTATGCGAGTGACCCAACGCGAAAAGCTGCTGGATGTGGGCATTACCACGGTCAGCGAACTGGCCAACTACACGGGGCAGGTGCCCGAGTTAGCGCCTGCCGCACTGAGCAAGCTATGCGCACAAGCCAAACTGCAAGTGTGCCAGCGTAGTACGGATATTCCGCAGTACGAGATCGTCGACCCGCAACCCTTGGCGCTGTTGCCTGAGCCAAACGCCGGAGACCTGTTCTTCGACTTCGAGGGCGATCCGCTGTGGACGGCCGACGGCCGCGAATGGGGGCTGGAATACCTGTTCGGCGTGCTGGAAGCGGGGCCTAAGGGCGCCTTCCGCCCGCTGTGGGCGCACAACCGGGAAGACGAGCGTCAGGCGCTGGCGGACTTCCTGGCCATGGTGGCCAAGCGCCGCAAGCGCTACCCTCACATGCACATCTACCACTACGCGCCGTATGAGAAGACCGCGCTACTGCGACTCGCCGGACGTTACGGAGTCGGCGAGGACGACGTCGACAACCTATTGCGCAACGGAATCTTAGTAGATCTATACCCGTTGGTGCGCAAGAGCATTCGGGTTGGCGCGGAATCCTTCAGTTTGAAAGCACTCGAGCCGCTCTACATGGACAGCCAATTGCGATCCGGTGATGTCACCACCGCCACGGACTCGATCACCGGCTACGCGCGGTATTGCCAACTGCGCGCCGAGGGCCGCACCGACGAGGCCGCCGTCGTCCTCAAGGAAATCGAGGACTACAACCAATACGACTGCCGATCGACTCGGGCATTGCGCGACTGGCTACTAATGCGCGCTTGGGAATCCAGCGTTACACCGATCGGCGTCCAACCCGTTGCAAACCGCGACATGATCGAAGACCATGACTGGCTGACCACCACGTTGTCGAACTTCGCCGGCGACGCCGCGGCCGACGACCGCACACCGGAACAGGCCGCGGTCGCCCTGCTGGCAGCTGCGCGCGGCTATCATCGCCGCGAGGACAAGCCGTTCTGGTGGGCTCACTTCGACCGGCTCAACTATCCA belongs to Mycobacterium basiliense and includes:
- a CDS encoding acyltransferase family protein, giving the protein MTAPEATDAQGGLEQILHVDRVASLTGIRAVAALLVVATHAAYTTGKYTHGYWGLVSSRMEIGVPIFFVLSGFLLFRPWVQSAIIGGPAPSLSRYAWHRVRRIMPAYVVVVLIAYAIYHYRTAGPNPGHSWAGLVRNLTLTQIYTDGYLGSYLHQGLTQMWSLAVEGAFYVTLPFLAYLLLVLISQRRWQPRLILSALIGMSVITPAWLVLIHTVAWFPDGARLWLPSYLAWFLGGMMLTVLQAMGVRCYAFAALPLAVICYFIVSTPIAGAPTTSPSALAEAVVKACFYAVIATLAVAPLALGDQGWYSRVLASRPMVWLGEISYEIFLVHLVTMEFAMVYVVRYRVYTGSMLNLFIATMLLTIPLAWLLHRFTRVSA
- a CDS encoding TetR/AcrR family transcriptional regulator, with the translated sequence MAGNDWLATRRSEVAADRILDAAEALYTENDPASIGMNEIAKAAGCSRATLYRYFESREALRTAYVHRETRRLGRQIMQSIAAIDDPRERLIASITATLRMVRQRPALAAWFASTRPPIGGELAGQSEVIPGLAAAFLQSLGPEDPATAQRRARWTVRAIISLLMFPGHDQLDERAMIEEFVVPVVAPVASRR
- a CDS encoding PPE family protein; the protein is MTYPMLPPETNSALLHEGPGSGPMLGAAAAWAGLANELRSAADSFASVTASLASCAWQGPAAAKMAEAAAPYASWLAAAALHSEGAANQASAVVAAFEGAYAATVAPAVIAVNRAVTTALANTNIFGFNIPAIAAMEAQYEEMWAQDVAAMFGYHIGVSEAWSQLRPLQQLLGHLPGMPKPPGGTPNPTPEPTPTPTPEPTPTPTPEPTPTPTPTPEPTPTPTPTPEPTPTPTPEPAPTPAPEPMPTPTPAPTPEPAPSPTPTEPAPTPAEPRATAIS
- a CDS encoding TM0106 family RecB-like putative nuclease, with product MFVADDTTFCSASDLAVAARCEYALLRHFDAKLGRGPDVPADDELLARTAVLGSEHERRRLDRLRHQFGDAVAVIGRPAFTLAGLTAAAEATQAAIANRAPVVYQAAMVDGGFVGFADFLIREGDRYRVADTKLARSPKVTALLQLAAYADMLASSGVSVAPEVELELGDGTVAHYRVGDLIPVYRSQRAALQRLLAAHHAAGAAVRWDDELVRACFRCPLCIEQLRAGDDLLLVAGMRVTQREKLLDVGITTVSELANYTGQVPELAPAALSKLCAQAKLQVCQRSTDIPQYEIVDPQPLALLPEPNAGDLFFDFEGDPLWTADGREWGLEYLFGVLEAGPKGAFRPLWAHNREDERQALADFLAMVAKRRKRYPHMHIYHYAPYEKTALLRLAGRYGVGEDDVDNLLRNGILVDLYPLVRKSIRVGAESFSLKALEPLYMDSQLRSGDVTTATDSITGYARYCQLRAEGRTDEAAVVLKEIEDYNQYDCRSTRALRDWLLMRAWESSVTPIGVQPVANRDMIEDHDWLTTTLSNFAGDAAADDRTPEQAAVALLAAARGYHRREDKPFWWAHFDRLNYPVDEWSDNADVFVVDNASVSVAWHTPPRARKPQRRVRLTGGLARGDLKTSVFALYDPPAPPGMADDPDRRAAGHAEIIEVDDASLPTEVLIRERAGKHGNVFHQLPFALTPGPPVPTAALRASIEATATAAAAALPELPRCALIDLLLRRPPRTHGVAALPRSADTVTDITAAVLNLDSSYLAVHGPPGTGKTHTGAKVITRLVTEHSWRVGVVAQSHATVENLLECVVDAGLDPARVAKRPCDHRATRWQRIDAAEYAAFIADHHGCVIGGTAWDFANTGRVPADSLDLLVIDEAGQFCLANTIAVAPAAANLLLLGDPQQLPQVSQGTHPEPVDASALDWLLDGKRTLPDERGYFLDRSYRMHPTVCAAVSTLSYEGRLQSHAECTAARRVAGHQPGVQVVSVRHQGNSIESPEEAEAIVVEIRELLGRSWTDEHGTRPLVGADVLVLAPYNAQVELIRQRLATAGLREVRVGTVDKFQGAQAPVVFVSMTASSVDEVPRGISFLLNRNRLNVAISRAQYAAVIVRSELLTHYLPSTPAGLVDLGAFLALTERD
- a CDS encoding DEAD/DEAH box helicase — its product is MAYPDSPPAAPPRTFADLQIHPKVLRALTDVGYESPTAIQEATIPALMAGADVVGLAQTGTGKTAAFAIPILSRIDIANKATQALVLAPTRELALQVAEAFSRYGAHLPRLNVLPIYGGSSYAVQLSGLKRGAQVVVGTPGRVIDHLERGTLDLSRVDYLVLDEADEMLTMGFAEDVERILSDTPEYKQVALFSATMPPAIRKITTKYLHDPLEVASEAKTATAENISQRYIQVAGPRKMDALTRVLEVEPFEAMIVFVRTKQATEEVAERLRARGLSAAAINGDIPQAQRERTIAALRDGSIDILVATDVAARGLDVERISHVLNYDIPHDTESYVHRIGRTGRAGRSGNALLFVSPRERHLLKAIEKATRQSLTEAELPTVEDVNAQRVAKFADSITDALGAPGIELFRRLVEDYERERNVPMADIAAALALQSRDGEAFLLAPDAPPERRKERRERASSEHREKRGSGPAFTTYRISVGKRHKIGPGSIVGAIANEGGLHRSDFGHITIGGDFSLVELPAKLPRATLKKLERTRISGVLIDLRPDRPSDKARRNDGGKPRRKRDG
- a CDS encoding LppP/LprE family lipoprotein; protein product: MRGVWSLPCPTAPLAGVAVAVLAATLTGCGSGDSTVAKTPQAPTTTSAAAHSEPADATNPPPATAAPPSSSAAPADPCAVNLTSPTIAKVVSELPRDPRSEQPWSPEPLAGNYNECAQLSAVVIKANTNAGNPTTRAVLFHLGKFIPQGVPDTYGFSGIDTSQCTGDTVALTYAGGISGLSSVVKFRWNGTGVELISNAAGGR
- a CDS encoding siderophore-interacting protein, whose product is MTEYKPSRGWQGAVLKLMRAGDYRLTVTGRREITTHYLRLSFEDGGMLGEHAVHPTMWIRMWFADGDKSHQRGYTLVAPDPDAGTFDVEFALHDGVASDWARSAQPGDTIEATVLGSKFAIPNPAPTGYVIVGDTASLPAINSLLEAIGDTPARVFLEAGRDDDKSLPVVRAADVTWVDRSGDRDALLEAVRGAAFDAGDHFGWVACSARTTRSIAKVLREDFGIPKKSIKAQAYWAN
- a CDS encoding FAD-binding oxidoreductase, yielding MVVTDPAVTHGYRQDRAFDPSAGKPLALVRPVCTAEVQTVLRWATAHRVPVVTRGAGSGLSGGATALDGGIVLSTEKMRDITVDPVTRTAVCQPGLFNAEVKKAAAEHGLWYPPDPSSFEICSIGGNIATNAGGLCCVKYGVTTDYVLGMQVVLADGTAVRLGGPRLKDVAGLSLTKLFVGSEGALGIITEVTLRLVPAQNASSIVVASFSTVASAVDAVLGVTAKLRPSMLEFMDSVAINAVEDELRMDLDRGAAAMLVAGSDERGRAGSEDAELMASVFADHGAKEVFSTDDPDEGEAFIAARRFAIPAVESKGPLLLEDVGVPLPALGELVAGIGRIADQRELMISVIAHAGDGNTHPLLVYDPADAAMVERAHLAYGEIMDLAVRLGGTITGEHGVGRLKRPWLAGYLGPEVMDLNRRIKQALDPRGILNPGSGI
- a CDS encoding cytochrome P450, with product MSAVMSHTPPATFQLATAATWPNPWPMYRALRDHDPVHHVTPPEHPGHDYYVLSRHADVWAAARDHQTFSSAQGLTVNYGDLEMIGLRDNPPMVMQDPPGHTEFRKLVSRGFTPRQVEAVEPKVREFVIERIEKLRANGGGDIATELFKPLPSMVVAHYLGVPEQDRVQFDGWTQAIVAANTAEGGIAGALATVGDAVGSLMAYFSGLIERRRTEPEDDTISHLVAAGVGADGDIAGTLSILAFTFTMVTGGNDTVTGMLGGSMPLLHQRPDQRRLLIDDPGRIPDAVEELLRLTSPVQGLARTVTQDVRIGDTTIPAGRRVLLLYGSANRDERQYGSDASELVVTRCPRNILTFSHGAHHCLGAAAARMQSRVALSELLARCPDFEVDESAIVWSGGSYVRRPLSVPLRVGS